The nucleotide sequence AGAAGTTGACCTTTGTCCACATCACGCGCGACCTCACAACGGCATCCTGTGGGCAACTCCTCGACTGTTCCACAGTTCCCGAGATCCCCAATATCACCGCTTACCTGCGGGTTCTCCTCCTTTTCCCCAATCCACAGGCCTACTACGACTACTACCGTTGATAATCAAGTACAGAAGGGATAGTTACGGTGCGGATACGTGCAGAACGAGATGAACTCGCGGATGTCTTTTCTCGGGCAAGCCGGGCCGTAGGATTGCGCCCGGTGCAACCGATCCTCCAGGGAGTTCTCTGTGAAACGGTGGGTTCCAAATTGCGGGTTACCGGAACGGACCTGGAAACGACCATCCGTACGACCGCCGATGTGGATGTACAAGAAGAGGGACGAGTTGTGGTTCCTGGGCGATTGGCAAGCGAAGCGATCCGAAAGATGCCTGCAGGTGCCGTGACGGTGGAAGCGGGCAATGGGGAGGTCGTGATCACGGGTAGAGGGCCGCGTTTCAGCCTTCGTGAACTTCCCGTAGCGGATTATCCGGAGCTTGGTGAGCCAAATCTCGAAGGGGCGGTTGCGGTTGCCGGCGATACGCTGGCAGAAGCCATCGCTCAGGTTGGGATTGCTGCTTCGAGTGATGCTGCTCGGCCCATCCTGACAGGCGTTCTCTTGGAGCCAGGTGACGAGGGACTTCGCCTCGTTGCTACCGATTCCTATCGGCTGGCGGTGCGGGAGATCGAAGGCTTTACTCTCCGAGACGCCGGCCTGGCTCCGGCGAAAGGGCTGAAGGAACTCAGCCGTACCATTGGTGCAGCTCAGGTCCAGGTAGCGGTAGGAAGCAGAGAGGTCGTGTTCGGTTCAGAGCGCGGGAGCCTCACGTTACGGCTTATCGAGGGCAACTTTCCGAACTACCGGCAACTGCTTCCCGATACGCACCCCAATCGACTGATTGTCGAAAAAGAGCAGCTTCTCGAGGCGCTTGATCGTGCAGGGTTGGTGGCGGAAGACCACATTCCGGTGCGCATCAAGATGATGGAGGGGGGTGCGGAGATGACAGTCACCCGACAGGACGTCGGTGGGGAAGTCGAGCACATCAATGGGAGCTTCGAAGGACAAGCGGAGGAAGTACTCATTGCGTTCAACCCCCGATATCTGAGCGAAGGTGTGGCTGCGATCACCAGCGATCAGGTGCAATTGCAGGTGATGGACGGGTTGAAACCTGCCGTACTCAAGGGAGTGGACGACGACTCCTTCCTCTACTTGTTGATGCCGGTGCGTATCTGAATGAAGCTCGATTGGATCGAGCTCGTCGACTTTCGGTCTTACGCGAACTTGCGGTTCGTACCTGCGGAAGGCGTCAACGTCATTGTGGGGCCAAACGGGTCCGGGAAGACGAACCTGCTGGAGGCGATCGCATATTTGGCAAGCCTGCAGTCGGTACGAGGGGCCCCGGACGATGTTCTGGTACGCCGCGGTGCCGAGGAGGCGATTGTCAGAGGTGAAGTGACGAGAGCCAACGGAACGTCTCGAATAGAAGTCGCGATTGGGCGCAAACGCAGGGTGTTGGTGAACGGTCGGCGTCCCGCTCGTAACGCGGAACTTCTTGGACATCTCCGGGTGGCCACGTTCCTGCCGGACGATCTGGACATCATGAAGAGGGGTCCTGCATATCGCCGAGAATTCCTTGATGCCACGGCCGTTCAACTGTGGCCCGGAGCCTATGGGGATCGAAGGGAATTCGAACAGGCACTGCGTCAGCGCAACGCTCTTCTCAAGGCTGGTGAAGTCGATCGCTTCACACTCCAGGTGTGGGACGATCGTCTGGCACAAGCGGGTGCCAGAGCGATGGCGCGCAGGGCGGCGGCGGCGAGGCTTCTCCTCGAGAGGGTCGAGGACATCTATCACCGTCTCTCCGGAGGGAGACAGAACGTGGAGCTCCAATACGCTTCGGCCTGGGGAGCCGGTATCGATGATGTCCCGATAGAGTGTCTGCGCGACCGGCTGAAGGAGACGCTCGAGTCACGGCGTGAGACCGATATCGAACGGAGGCAGACTTCCGTTGGACCACATCGTGACGAACCACTGTTTCTTCTTGACGGTCTATCGGCGCGAACGGCGGCTAGTCAAGGAGAGCAGAGGACACTGATGCTCGGCCTGCGGCTTGCGTCGCATGCAGCGGTAGCGGACATCGTCGGTGAGATGCCCGTCCTGTTGTTGGATGACATCTTCTCTGAACTGGATAGCCAACGAACAGCTGCGCTTGCGGACGCTCTCCCAGGTGCGCAGACATTCATTACAACGGCGCGCGTGGAAGACGTTCCTGTCGAGGGCAGGAGATGGGATGTGAGTGCGGGGCGTGTGCAGTGAGCGATCTTGAAAGTATTCGGGGAATCATCGACGCAGCGCTCGGAAAATGGGGCGTCGGGCAGGTCGGAGCATTCGTGAAACTGTCCGAGAACTGGAGGGAAATCGCAGGGGAGCAGTGGGCCGAGCACACAAAACCGGTGTTGTTGCGCAGGGCGGTTCTGACGGTGGAGGCATCGCCTGCGGCGGCTTCCATACTGCGCTATGCGGTCGGGGATCTTCTGCGGGCCCTCGACAGGGAACTGGGGCGGGGCGAGGTGACGGAGATCCGTATCCGGCTCACGGGACAGGGCCGTTCAACTGTCTGATTCATCATGGTTTTCCTAGGGTTTTGCCGGGTCGGTGGTCTTGGGTTGAGTGGGTCGTGCGGCTATACTTACACGTGTGTAAATCAAGGCTCCGGCGGGGACCGGGAGGTGCCGCCGTGGAGCCGTTGTTTTGTGAAGGAGCCCAGTGAATCAACGCACGCCGAGTGACTATGACGCGAAGGACATCACCGTCCTGGAGGGTCTGGATCCCGTACGGCGGCGGCCGGGTATGTACATCGGCTCGACCGGACCTCGGGGTCTGCACCACCTCTTGTGGGAAGTTGTGGACAACTCGATCGACGAAGCTATGGCCGGCTTCTGTTCTCGCATCGAGGTCACGCTGTTGAGCGATGGGGGAGTCCGGGTCAAGGACAATGGGCGCGGAATCCCGGTCGACCGGCATCCGAAGACCAAAGAGTCGGCGTTGACCACGGTTCTCACCACACTGCACGCCGGAGGGAAGTTCGAAACAGGTGCATATCAAGTCTCCGGCGGTCTGCACGGTGTGGGCCTGTCGGTTGTCAACGCGTTGTCGGAGAGACTCGACGTAGAGGTGACCAGAGACGGCTACCTGTGGTCTCAGTCGTTCCATCTCGGCAATCCGATCAGTCCGATCAAGAAAGTCAAGCCGGCTCGAAGAACAGGGACGACAACCACCTTCTGGCCTTCGCCGGAGACGTTCTCGGAGACGACCACCTTCAACTTCCAGACGGTGTCTTCTCGTCTCAGAGAGATGGCGTTCCTCAATCGGGGAATCACGATCATCCTGAGAGATGAGCGAGGCGAAGAACCCGTTGAGCAGGCGTTCCAGTACAAAGGCGGACTCATCGATTTCGTCAAGCACCTCGGAGCGAGCAAGGAGCCCGTGCACCCGCACATCGTCTATTTCGAGGATGTTGCCGAAGAGGCGGAACTCGAAGTTGCGATGCAGTGGATGAGGAACTCCTACACGGAGACGGTTCTCAGCTTCGCGAACAACATCAACACTCACGAGGGTGGAACACACGAAGAGGGTTTCCGCAAAGCCCTGACCAGGGCACTCAACGAGTTCGCGCGGAGCAAAGGGATTCTCAAGGAGAAGGACCTC is from Gammaproteobacteria bacterium and encodes:
- a CDS encoding DUF721 domain-containing protein encodes the protein MSDLESIRGIIDAALGKWGVGQVGAFVKLSENWREIAGEQWAEHTKPVLLRRAVLTVEASPAAASILRYAVGDLLRALDRELGRGEVTEIRIRLTGQGRSTV
- the recF gene encoding DNA replication and repair protein RecF (All proteins in this family for which functions are known are DNA-binding proteins that assist the filamentation of RecA onto DNA for the initiation of recombination or recombinational repair.) encodes the protein MKLDWIELVDFRSYANLRFVPAEGVNVIVGPNGSGKTNLLEAIAYLASLQSVRGAPDDVLVRRGAEEAIVRGEVTRANGTSRIEVAIGRKRRVLVNGRRPARNAELLGHLRVATFLPDDLDIMKRGPAYRREFLDATAVQLWPGAYGDRREFEQALRQRNALLKAGEVDRFTLQVWDDRLAQAGARAMARRAAAARLLLERVEDIYHRLSGGRQNVELQYASAWGAGIDDVPIECLRDRLKETLESRRETDIERRQTSVGPHRDEPLFLLDGLSARTAASQGEQRTLMLGLRLASHAAVADIVGEMPVLLLDDIFSELDSQRTAALADALPGAQTFITTARVEDVPVEGRRWDVSAGRVQ
- the dnaN gene encoding DNA polymerase III subunit beta translates to MRIRAERDELADVFSRASRAVGLRPVQPILQGVLCETVGSKLRVTGTDLETTIRTTADVDVQEEGRVVVPGRLASEAIRKMPAGAVTVEAGNGEVVITGRGPRFSLRELPVADYPELGEPNLEGAVAVAGDTLAEAIAQVGIAASSDAARPILTGVLLEPGDEGLRLVATDSYRLAVREIEGFTLRDAGLAPAKGLKELSRTIGAAQVQVAVGSREVVFGSERGSLTLRLIEGNFPNYRQLLPDTHPNRLIVEKEQLLEALDRAGLVAEDHIPVRIKMMEGGAEMTVTRQDVGGEVEHINGSFEGQAEEVLIAFNPRYLSEGVAAITSDQVQLQVMDGLKPAVLKGVDDDSFLYLLMPVRI